Genomic window (Paraburkholderia phenazinium):
TTGCTGTGCGAATGGAGAAACTCCATCATGAAGCCGTCTTCCAGCTTGCCCTGGTTGTACAGCGTGTTGAGCAGCGTGTAGTGCCAGAACGTCGCCCAGCCTTCGTTCATCACCTGGGTCTGGCGCTGCGGATAAAAATACTGGCCGATCTTGCGCACGATGCGAATGACTTCACGCTCCCACGGCTCCAGCAACGGCGCATTCTTCTCGGCGAAATACAGCAGGTTTTCCTGCGGCTCGGGCGGATAGCGGTCGTCGGTTTCCTCGGGTTCCGGCGTGTGTTTGTTCGGCAGCGTGCGCCACAGCTCGTTCACCTGCGACTGCAGATACGCTTCCCGCTCGCGCCGCGCCGCCGACTCCTTCTGCAGCGACAGCTTTTGCGGCCGTTTGTAGCGGTCCACGCCGTAATTCTGCAGCGCATGGCAGGAGTCCAGCAGTTCCTCGACCCGGTCCAGGCCAAAGCGCTCCTCGCACTCCGCAATGTAGTTCTTGGCGTAGACGAGGTAATCGATGATCGCGTGCGCATCCGTCCACAGCTTGAACAGATAGTTGCCCTTGAAGAACGAGTTATGGCCGTAGGCCGCGTGCGCGATGACGAGGGCCTGCATCGTCATCGTGTTCTCTTCCATCAGATACGCGATGCAGGGGTTCGAATTGATGACGATTTCGTACGCCAGCCCCATCTGGCCGCGACGGTAGCTTTTCTCGGTAGACAGGAAGTGTTTGCCGAACGACCAGTGCCGGTAGTTGACCGGCATGCCGACGGACGCGTACGCATCCATCATCTGTTCAGCGCTGATGAGTTCGAGCTGGATCGGGTAGACGTCGAGCTCATATTGCTCTGCAACATGGGCAATGTGGGTGTCGTATTCCTCGATCAGTTCGAAGGTCCAGTCGGACGGGCACGGCAAAGGCCGTCTATCGGCTACGTTCATACGGACTTCCCTTTGCCCCTCAGTGGGCGTTCCGGTGTGTCCCCGTGCTGCAGCAGCGCCATCGAGACCTGCTCCCGCATCGACGGCGCCTGGATCGGCCGCCGCGGCTTCGGCATGCCCGATCGCTTGCTTCGGCACGCCTTTTTTGCGCTCCGGCTGATAGCCGCGCGCCTCATTGTGCAGATGTTTGGTGCTCATGATGACGCCACCTGCTTTTCAAACAACTCCCGGAACACAGGGTAGATGTCGGCGGCCGTTTCGACCTTCTTCATCGCCATGTGCGGCTGTGACAGCGCAAGCTGCGCATATTCGAGCCACAGGTTCTGTTCTTCGGGCGTTACCTGAATATACGCAAAATAGCGCACCTTCTCGAGAATGTCATCCGAAAGGATCTTGCGGCACTTCGGCGAATCGTCGGTCCAGTTGTCGCCGTCCGAGGCCTGGGCGCCGTAAATGTTCCATTCAGTCGGCGAATACCGCTCCTCCTGGACCTTCTTCATCAGCTCCAGCGCGCTCGACACCACCGTGCCGCCGCTTTCGGTGGAATGGAAAAAGGTGTCTTCGTCGACCTCCTCGGCACGCGTGTGATGGCGAATGAACACCACCTCGATGCGCTCGTAATTGCGCTTGAGGAACAGGTACAACAGGATGAAGAAGCGCTTGGCGAGATCCTTGCGCTGCTCGTCCATCGAACCCGAGACGTCCATCAGGCAAAACATCACGGCCTGACTGGACGGTGTCGGCTGCTTGACGCGGTTCACGTAACGCAGATCGAACGGATCGATGAAGGGAATGCGCCAGATGCGCCCGCGCAGATGATGGATTTCCTCTTCGAGCGTCTTGATGTCGTCGCGGCGATCGTCGGGGTCCGCCTTCATCTCTTCGAGCTGCCGTTCGAGCTCATGCAACTCGTTGACGAGCGGCGCGCCGAGCGCAATGCGCCGGCCGAGCGCGCTGCGCAGCGAACGGACCACGTCGATGTTATTAGGTGTGCCTTCCGCCGCCCAGCCCGCACGAATGCTTTTCCAGGTGGGCACGGCCAGCAGATGGGTTTTGACCAGACGCGGCAATTCGAGGTCGTCGAAGAAGTACTGCATGAACTCTTCGCGACTCAGCTCGAATACGAAGTCGTCCTGACCTTCGCCTTCGTTGCTGGCCTGGTTGCCGCCGCCTCCGCCACCCCCGCCCTGAGGACGCGGAATCTTGTCGCCGCGGATGTAGTCGGCGTTGCCGGGATGCACCATCTCACGCTTGCCGCCGGGGCCATGGCGGAACGACGGTTCCGCAATGTCCTTGCGCGGAATGGTGATGCTCTGGGTATCCTGAATGTCCTTGATGCTGCGATCGCGCACCGCTTCCGAGACGGCACGACGGATATAGCCTTTGACACGACGCAAAAAGCGTTCGCGGTTTGCAATACTTTTGTTCTTGCCAGCTAGCCTGCGGTCGATGATTTGATGAAGCACATCCGGTCTCCCATGTCGACGGGAGTGAGCGCTTCAACGCTGACTCCCATCCCATGCAGCACTCATTCGGGTGCGCGAGACGCACGCTGCAACTGCAACGCTATGTCCATGCAACTTGCGCCTCGCAAGGTGCCCGCGCATTCCTGCGCGGGCGGCACGCTCCTCGTCTCATGAGGCAATCACGATGACTTGCGCACGCGCAGATACCAGTCGCACAACAGCCGCACCTGCTTGGGCGTGTAGCCTTTCGCGACCATCCGGTTGACGAAGTCTTCGTGCTTGCGCTGCTCCTCCGCCGATCCTTTGGCATTGAACGAAATCACCGGCAAAAGTTCTTCCGTGTTCGAGAACATCTTCTTTTCGATCACGACGCGCAGCTTCTCGTAGCTGATCCACGCCGGGTTCTTGCCTGCGTTTGCCGCTCGCGCGCGCAGAACGAAGTTGACGATCTCGTTGCGGAAGTCCTTTGGATTGCTGATGCCAGCGGGCTTCTCGATCTTCTCCAGTTCCGCATTCAGCGACGCGCGGTCGAAACTCTCGCCGGTGTCGTGGTCGCGGAACTCCTGGTCCTGGATCCAGAAGTCGGCATACGTGACGTAACGATCGAAGATGTTTTGTCCGTACTCCGAATAGGATTCCAGATAGGCAGTCTGAATCTCCTTGCCGATGAATTCCGCGTAGCGCGACGCAAGCACGTCCTTGATGAAGGACAGGTACTTCTGCTCGGTTTCCGGTGGGAACTGCTCGCGTTCGATCTGCTGTTCGAGCACGTACATCAGATGCACCGGGTTCGCCGCGACCTCGGTTGAATCGAAGTTGAACACGCGCGAAAGGATCTTGAACGCGAAGCGGGTCGACACGCCGGTCATGCCTTCATCGACGCCGGCGAAGTCGCGGTACTCCTGATACGACTTGGCCTTCGGATCGGTGTCCTTGAGATTTTCCCCGTCATACACCTGCATCTTCGAGAAGAGACTCGAATTCTCCGGCTCCTGCAAACGCGTCAACACCGACATCTGCGCCATCATCTTCAGCGTGCCGGGCGCACACACCGCATTGGCCAGCGAAGAATTGCGCAGCAGCTTCTCGTAGATCTTGATCTCTTCGCCGTAACGCAGGCAATACGGGACCTTTACAACGAAAATCCGGTCGAGCAGTGCCTCATTGTTGCGGTTATTGCGGAATGCCTTCCACTCCGACTCGTTCGAGTGAGCCAGAATCACGCCGTCGAACGGGATCGCACCGAAGCCTTCCGTGCCTTTGAAGTTGCCTTCCTGTGTGGCAGTCAGCAGCGGGTGCAAGACCTTGATCGGCGCCTTGAACATTTCGACGAATTCGAGCAGGCCCTGGTTCGCGAGGCACAGGCCACCGGAGTAGCTGTACGCGTCGGCGTCGTCCTGGGCGTATTGCTCGAGCTTGCGGATATCCACCTTACCCACCAGCGACGAAATGTCCTGATTGTTTTCGTCACCGGGTTCCGTCTTGGCAATACCGATTTGCCGCAGGATGGACGGATAGCGGCGCACCACGCGAAACTTGCGGATGTCGCCGTTGTACTCGTGCAGCCGTTTGACGGCCCACGGGCTGAGGATGCTCTTCAGATAGCGGCGTGGAATGCCATACTGCTCTTCAAGGATCGGACCGTCTTCGTCGTAGTCGAACAGACCGAGCGGCGACTCGTTCACGGGCGAGCCCTTGATCGCATAGAACGGCACGCGTTCCATGAGTTGCTTCAGACGTTCGGCGATCGACGATTTGCCGCCGCCAACCGGGCCAAGCAAATACAGGATCTGCTTCTTTTCTTCGAGCCCCTGGGCCGAGTGCCGGAAGTACGCGACCACCTGCTCGATCACGTCTTCCATTCCGTAGAACTCACGGAATGCGGGGTATACCTTGATGACCTTGTTCGCGAAGATACGCGAGGTGCGCGGATCGTTGCGAGTGTCGATCTGTTCGGGTTCTCCGATTGCCGTCAACATGCGTTCGCCAGCTGTAGCGTACGCGGCGGGATTGTCTTTGCAGAGCGCGAGATACTCCTCGAGCGAGAGCTCATCTTCTCGCGTTTTCTCGAAGCGGGTCGCGAAACTGCTGTAGATATCCATGCTACCTCCTCGCCAAAGTCTAGACCGATGTCGTGCGCGGCGCGCTAATCGGAAACGACATCGCTCGAATTCATCCTAAACCCTTTTAAATTTTTTTTCACGGACTACGTGATGAAAATCGTGCCGTGTTGCCCTCCCTACAATCCTCACTTGGAAACACAGATTCGGTCACCTACAATCTTCGACCGGATTGCCCAGGATTGCAGCCATCCCTACTGCTATCTTGCATGAAACGTCTCGTGTCCCGGCAGCGGCGCAAAGCCGCGCTGTCATTGCAACGTTGCTCGCACAGATTCAAACGCGTCGACTGCGCAAGCCTCGTTGTCTGCCCTATTCTCTGCCGCCGAATTACTTCGCGCTACACCTGCATGTCGTTCGTTGTACCTGCGCTTTTTTCCTCAACGCGCAGCGCAAGGTTTTCGTGCACACGTTTCGCGCTGTGTTACATGTTGGGCAGCCTGGCTTGTGCACAGCACCCGATTGGTTCGTCCATGCAGCGCACGTTTCGTTCACCCTCCATTGCACGCAAACGTACGGTGTCCGACCATGACGCGCGATATCCACAACGCGCTCATGGTCGGCTACTTTCATAACGGGATGTCGGCGGCTCGCGCGCCGGCTTGCATAGGTGTATACGGCTAGGGAGAGGGCTTGGATGCGCCGCCGGCGACAAGGTGGGCGGGCGCGCATCGCTTGAGGTGCCGGCACGGTCTGCCGGCATGCTTGATGAATGGACGACGCGACCGGGCTGGCGCCCGGCCCCGTGCATCAGGTCAACTCGATCTCGACTTCGCCCAGCCCGTCGATATGGCCATGCACGATGCCCGCCCGGTCGACCCGGTGCGCGCCCACATAGGAACCGGTGGTAATGGTCCATTCCGGTTCGATCGTAATGCCCATGGCGGCGCAATGGTTGACGAACCACACCAGCAGTTCGCGCGGATCGCCGACCGGATTGCCGGATGCTTCCGGCACCAGCGACGTGCCGTCGAATGTCAATTCCAGTTCTGGCGAGACGAAATCGAACGTGCGCGCGAATCCCGAGTAGGCCACCGGATGTCCGGCGATCAGCGCGCCGTTGTTCTGCGCGTCGGCCAGTTGCGCGAGCGGGGCGATATTGGGCCACTCGCTGAAGCGGCTATCGACGATCTCGATGGCCGGCAGCACCACGCCGACCCGCGCGAGCACCTCGTCGCGCGCATAGGCCTCGCCGCGCGGCTCGATCGCCTCGCTGAAGCGGAACGCAATCTCCAGTTCCAGCAGGACGCGGAAAAACCCGCCGTGGGCGATGCGCGCGGGCGACCCGAACACCTGCGAAGCCGGAATAGGCGCCCCCGAGGCCGCCCCACCCGGCGCCTTCGCGCCGATTTTCCACGCGCCGGTCGACTGGCCGAGCCCGGCGATGACCGCCTGCTGGATCGCGTAGGCGGTGGCGGCGTCGGGCGGCAGGCTGTCGGGCGGCGGGGCGTCGATCAGGCGGTGCTGCCTGCGCGCGTCAACGAGGCGTTGCGCGAGGTCGTGTGGCGTCATGTCGGTCCTTTCTGGCTGGCGCATTGAATGGTGCGGGATGGCATGAGCGGAGCCGGGCGCTGCCGCACGGCGCAGCGTTCCAGGCAGGCGAAGCGCGGCGCAACCTGCCGCGCCGGATCCAGTCACCCGCCGAGGCTACCCGGAGACAAGCGTAGTCGCGCCCGTCAATGTACCGGATCGCGAGTCGTACCGGGTCGCTTACTACGCTGACAATGAAAAAAGACCACGGTTGCGTATGCAACCGTGGTCTTCGCCGGTCAGTCTCAAGTTGCCCGTTACGCCGGGTTCGCTCAAGCAAACGCCGCTCAGAACGTTTCCCAGTCGTTGTCGCCGCCGGCCGCAGCGGGCGCCGGGGCTTTGCCCGGCGAGGGGCCTTTGGCCGGCGCCGGTGCACTAGCGGTGCCGGCCGCACCTGACGCGCTTGCAGCAGAAGCGGCTGTCGGCGTCACAGCCGGCGCTGCCGCCGCTACCCGAGCCCGCGGCGCCGCAGCCGCAGCCGCAGCCGCAGCCGCCTTACGCACTGCAGGCTTCGCAGCCGGGCGATGCGCGATCGGAGCGGCGGGCGCCTTGAACGCCCCCTCTTCGAGCTGGAACACCGCCACGGCGGTGCGCAGCTTGCCGGCCTGATCTTCGAGCGATTGCGCCGCCGCAGCCGCCTCTTCCACCAGCGCCGCGTTCTGCTGCGTCACTTCGTCCATCTGCGTGACGGCGCGCGCCACCTGTTCGATGCCGCTGCTCTGCTCCTCGGAGGCCGCGGCGATTTCGCCCATGATGTCCGTGACGCGCTGCACCGCGCCGATGATCTCGGTCATCGTGCGGCCCGCCTGGTCGACCAGCGCCGAGCCGGATTGCACCCGCTCCACCGAGGTGTCGATCAGCTCCTTGATTTCCTTCGCCGCAGCCGACGAGCGTTGCGCAAGGCTGCGCACCTCACCGGCCACCACCGCGAAGCCGCGGCCCTCTTCGCCGGCGCGGGCCGCTTCGACCGCCGCATTGAGCGCCAGAATGTTGGTCTGAAAGGCAATGCCTTCAATAATCGAAATAATGTCGGCGATCTTCGCGGAACTCTGGTTGATGTCGCCCATCGTGCCGACCACCTGGCTCACCACCGCGCTGCCCTTGTTGGCAATCTCCGAGGCGTTGGCCGCCAGCGAACTCGCCTGGCGGGCGTTGTCGGCATTCTGCTTCACGGTGCCGGTCAGTTCATCCATGCTCGACGCGGTTTCCTGCAGCGCCGAGGCCTGCTCTTCCGTGCGCGAGGACAGATCGATGTTGCCCGCGGCGATCTGGCGCGTCGCCGTGGCAATCGATTCGCTGCCGCCGCGCACCGAACGCACGGTCTCGGTCAGGCTGCGCTGCATCTTGGCGATGCCTTCGAGCAGTTGGCCCATTTCGTCGCGCGAGGTCACGATCACCGGGCGGCGCAGGTCGCCGGCGGCGATCGCGTCGAAATGCTCGAGCGCCTCGCCAAGCGGCCGGCCGATCGAGCGGCTGAGCGTCAGATACGAAAACAGCGCCGCCACCAGCCCGACGATCACCGCGACAATGCTGATCAGGCGAAACGTCTCGAAGTTGCTCTGGGCAACGTCAAAGCCTGCCTGCGCCTGGGTGAACTGGGACTTGCGCAGGGCGTCGTCGGCGGCCGACAGATCGTTGTATTTGACTTGCAGGTCCTTCGCGGCGGCGACGACCTTCGACTGGTCGGACCCGGCCACGATTGCGGCAAACCCGTCCAACGACTGATGCAGCGTGTCGCGTTTGGCCGATACATCCTGGGCGAGGTGGTCTTCCTCCGCGCCGCGCGGCAGATCGGAATATTTCTTCCACCAGGCGTCCGAGATGGTGCGCATGGCGCGCGCCCGCTCGACCGTCGCCGCCACTTCCGGGGTCCCGAACAGGAACGCCGCACGATCGAGCGCGAGACGCTCGCGCGCCGCGTAGAGCTCGGCGTTGCCGATATCGACGGCGCTCGGCATCTCGTTGCTGAACGTCTCGTGATGGGCGTCGTTCGAGCGGCTCATGCCCGTCAGACCGAGAATCCCGATGGCCAGCAGCAACGCGGCGAGAAAAGCCATCGTCAGACCGATTCGTGCCTTGATGGTGATGCCCTTGTTCAACATGCTTATTCCTGTGACGTATCCAGTGGAGGGTGAGCGTGGCGCGAAGTGCTACCTCGATCTGTCCGGCGCTTTAAAGAATCGGCGCTCTAACAGGCGTTTACGGCACTGAGATCCCATACTTAAAGTTTTTATATGGTCTGAGGAATATGGCGGGGAAAGTTTGTATGAATTACAACAAGGCCGGCGGGGGCGAATGAGGAGGCGTGGGGAAGCTTCCTGGGGAGGCTTGCGGGGATGGCGCGTCGGGTTCAACGCGCCCCCGGATGGAGGGTCAGGCGGCCGGGCAAGGCTGCGCGGCCGCGTAAGAGCTGACTTTGCGCCGGCGCTTCTGCCGCAAACCGCCAGCCGGGCCGCGGCAACCCGTGCTCACACCTTTACACCGCTATGCCGTGGCGGCCCGCCCCGGCCCCGGCGCCCGCCCATGCCGCCGTCGATTCGCGCACGATCAGCCGCGGCGCGACCACCCGCCGGCGCGCCGGTGCGCCGGCCGTGCCGGCGGCGGTGCCGGTGATCCGCTCGATCAGGGTCTGAGCCGCCATCTCGCCGAGCGCGCGTACCGACTGCCCGACCGTCGAGAGGGCCGGATAGGTGAAACGCCCCAGTTCGATATCGTCGAAACCGATCACCGAGCAGTCGCGCGGCACGTTGATGCCGCGCTCCGCAGCGGCGCGCAAGGCGCCGATGCCCATCATGTCGTTGCCGGCGAAGATCGCCGACGGCATCACCGTCTCGAACAACTGGCTCGCCGCGCGATAGCCGCCGGTGCCCGAAAAATCGCTTTCGACAATCCCGCCCGGCGCAATTTCGATGCCGCGCTCCGCCATCGCGCGGATAAAGCCGTGCACCCGCATCGCGCTGACGGCCGTGGCAACCGGCCCGGTAATGCAACCGATCTTCACGTGGCCGAGTTCGAGCAGATGGCGCGTAGCCAGGTAAGCGCCCTTTTCATGGTCGATCTGCACCAGATCCGCCGAGAGTCCCTCGATATTGCGGTCGACCACCACCAGCGGCTCGCGCGCGTCGGCCAGCGCCTGGGCGAGCACGGCGTCGTCGCCGGCCGAGGCCACGATCAGTCCGTCGATGCGCTTTTCCTGCAGCACCCGCAAATAGTTACGCTGCTTGGCGGGATCGTCGTCGGAATTGCAGAAGAACACGCAGTAACCGTTGCGCGCGCAACCGTCCTCGATACCGCGCGCCAGCTCCGCGAAATACGGGTTCGTGCTGTTGGGCACCACCAGTCCGATCGTCGCGGTCGCGCGCGCCTTCAGCGACCGGGCGACCGCCGACGGCACATAGTGGAGTTGACGGATCGCATGTTCGACTTTTGCGCGCACATCGGCCGACACTGGCCGCGAGTTGTTCACGACGTGTGAAACCGTCGTGAACGACACGCCTGCCACGGCCGCTACATCCTTGATGGTCGCCATAACCTGTTGCTCTCCTGCCTGTTTTTCCCGTCAGCGGGTGCGACCTGCACCGTACCGGGCGTTTGCATCAATGACAGATCCAACCTGCTCTATCCACGCACTGCCTTCCCCGCTTGCCTGCTGCCACGCCGGCACACCCCGCCTAGACCCGCTTGCGGCGGCTGCGATAGGTATCCAGCACCACCGCCACCACGATCACCGCGCCGGTGATGATGCGTTTGGTGGGTTCGTTCGCGCCGATCTGCGCGAGCCCCGCCGCCAGCACCGAGATGATCAACACCCCGAAGAAGGTGCTGATCACCGAACCCCGCCCACCCATCAGACTCGTACCGCCGATTACGACCGCCGCGATCACCTGCAGTTCGATGCCGTCGCCCGCATTCGGGTCGGCGGCTTCGAGCCGCGAAATCTGGAACAGCGCCGCGAGCCCGGCGAGCGCCCCCATCAGCGCAAACACGATCACCTTGTACGGGCGCGGATTGACGCCCGCGAGCCGCACCGCTTCCTCGTTCGTGCCGATCCCCACAAGGTAACGGCCGAACACCGTGCGCGTGAGCACCAGATGCGCGACCACCATCACCGCCACCGCGATCAGGAAGGCCGGCGAAATGCCGAAGGCAATCGGGTTCGACAGCACGTCGAAGGCGTCGCCGATATAGGCGGTGCGCGAGTTCGTCATCTGGTACGCAAGGCCGCGCGCCGCTTCCAGCACGCCGAGCGAAACGATGAACGACGGAATCCGCCAACCCACCGTGATCCCGCCGGTCACCGTGCCGGTCAGCGCGGCCGCTGCCATTCCGAGGACGGCTGCCGGCAGCGGCGCCCAGTGCCACTTCAGGGCCGCCACGCTGACCACCGACGCGCCCAGCGCCAGCACCGAGCCGACCGACAGGTCGATCCCGGCGATGATCAGCACGAAGGTCATGCCCACCGCCATCACGACCAGGTCGGGAATCTGGTTGGCGATCGTGCTGAACGTGTCGTAGGTCAGAAAGTGCGAGCTGAGCAGCGAAAACAGCACGATCATCGCCAGCAGCGCACCTGCCAGACCGAGGTAGTTCGAAAATCCAAGGCGCGTGCCCGCCGGCTTGCCGCTCGCGAGCGGCGCGGACGGATCGGCCACCGGCGCTGCGCCCGCCGCGCCCGGGTTGACCTGGGCGCTGCCCTGATTGCCGCCCGGCGGGACCGGTTGCTTCGTCATGACAGACTCCCTGCTTCGTTGGTGTCGACGGCGTGCAGCAGCGTCTCGCGGGCGCGGTAGCCGGCAAAGGCCGCGGCCAGCAAGGCGTCCTGCGTCCAGCCGGCGCGTTCGAACAGGCCCGTCATGCGCCCGGCCGACATCACGCCGATGCGGTCGCAGATCAGCATCAGCTCGCGCAGGTCGCTCGACACCACGACCAGCGCGCGGCCCTCGCGAGCCAGCGCGCCCATCAAGCCATAGATATCGAACTTCGCGCCGACGTCGATGCCGCGCGTCGGTTCGTCGAATAACAGCACGCGGCAATCGCGCGCGAGCCAGCGGCCGATCACGACCTTCTGCTGGTTGCCGCCCGACAGCTCGCCGACAATCTGCCCCGGCCCCGAACTGCGGATCCGCATGGCTTCGATCTGCTTTTGCGCCAGCGCGTTTTCGCGCTTCGCGTCGACCACGCCATGACGCGCCACGCTGCCGATATTGCCGAGCGAAACATTGGCCGCGATCGGTTGCGGCAGCAACAATCCTTCGCCCTTGCGGTCCTCGGTGATGAGCGCGATGCCGAGGCGCACGGCGTCGGTCGGCGAGGCGATCTGCACCGGCGTCGGTGCGGCGCCCGGCGTGGCCGCCAGCGACACCGTGCCGCTGTCTTTCGGGTCGGCGCCGAAGATGAGCCGCATCAGCTCGGTGCGGCCCGCGCCGATCAGACCGCTCACGCCGAAGATCTCGCCCGCGCGCACTTCGAAGGACACGTCGTTCACCACCGTGCCGCGCGTAAGGCCTTCGACCTTCAGAAGCGGCGCGCCGATGTTGCGCACGCCCAGGTCGATCCGCTCGCCCAGCTCGCGCCCCACCATCAGCGTGACGATCTGGTCGCTGGTCAGCGCGTTCATGGCCTCGACCTTGACCAGCCGGCCGTCGCGCAGCACGGCGACCCGCTCGGCCACCCTCGCCAGCTCCTCGAGCCGGTGCGAGATATAGACCAGCGCCACGCCGCGCGACTTGAGCCGCTCGATCTGCTCGAACAGCAGATCGACTTCGCGGGCGGTCAGCATCGCGGTCGGCTCGTCGAGGATCAGCACGCGGCAGTCGCCGATCAGGTTGCGGGCGATCTCGACCATCTGCTGATGGCCGATGCCCAGCTCGCCGACCAGCGTGTCCGGGTCGATCGCTTCGAGCCCGACCTGCGCCATCGCAGCGCGCGCGTCTTCGCGCAGGCGGCGCCGGTCGATCCAGCCGAAACGCAGCGCGCCGGCCTGCGGCAGGCGGTTCAAAAACAGGTTTTCGGCCACCGACAAGGTGGGCAGCAGATTCAGTTCCTGCATCACCATGCGCACGCCGAGCGCCTCGGCTTCGGTGCGACTGGCCGGCGCATACGGCGCATCGGCCAGACGCATGGTGCCGGCGCTCGGCGCCACGAGCCCGCCGACGATCTTCGACAAGGTGCTCTTGCCTGCGCCGTTTTCGCCCGTCAGCGCCAACGCCTCGCCGGCAAAGAGCGAAAGTGCAACGTCGGCGAGCACGGGTTCGGCATAGGTCTTGCCAATCCCCGTCACGGACAATACGGCGGGCAGTGCGTCGTGAGCGGTCGATTCCATCGCGATCCTGGTTCCGGGGCGGCCTCGCATGAGCTTCAGACGGACGACCGCCGGCTGGAGCCCGTGTCGGGCGACCACGTGTCATGCCGGCTCAAGGCAGGTCATGCGCTGGGCTTCCAGCGCACCCCGTCCCGCCGCGTCCGCCGACATGACGCTTATCTCTGGAATAACGGCGGCAGCGCGGCTTTCTTGAGCGTTTATTGAATTGACGCAAGCCGGTGGTCCGAACAGGCCGTCCGGGCGGCCCGGGCGTCCCGTCCAACCCGCAAGGCGCGAGCGCGCCGGACTGCTGCACGAGCGCGCTCCGTGCCTGTCTTAAGCTGAGCTCAGCTTATTTCGTGACCAGATCGACCGGCGTTTCCACCACGCCGGACAATTCGGATTGCTTCTTGTGCTCGCTCAAGGCCTTGAGCGCCGTATCGATGCCGAACACGGCCTGCTTGGCCGCGTACTGATCGGCGGTGGCGAGCACGCGGCCGTCCTTCAGCATCGGCTTGATGGCGTCGATGTCGTCATAGCCGACCACGTAGACCTTGCCCTGCTTGCCGGCCGCGCGCACGGCCGAGACTGCGCCGATAGCCATGTTGTCGTTGCCGCACAGCAGCGCCTTCAGGTTCGGGTATTCGTTGAGCATCGCCGAAGCGACCGCGTTGCCCTTGTCGATTTCCCACTCGCCCGACTGCACCGAGTCGATCTTCGCGCCGACCTGCTGCATGGCCGCCTTGAAGCCGGCGGTGCGTTGCTGCGCGTTGGTGGTGGTCGACACGCCTTCGACGATGGCGACTTCGTCGCCTGCCTTCAGCTTCTTCGCCAGGTAGTCGCCAACCTTCTGCGCGCCCTTGGCGTTGTTGGGGCCGACGAACGGCACGTTCAGGTCCTTCGACTTGAGCACGTCCGGATCGAGCTGGTTGTCGATGTTCACCACGATGATGCCGGCATCGACCGCTTTCTTGACCACCGGCACCAGCGCCTTCGAATCGGCCGGCGCCAGCACGATCACATCGACCTTCGAGACGATCATCTGCTCGACGATCTGGATCTGGGCCGCCGTGTCCGTCTCGTTCTTGATGCCGT
Coding sequences:
- a CDS encoding sugar ABC transporter substrate-binding protein produces the protein MDHRIRRRVLAAAVALTASAALPFSSAYAQAAKKPKVALVMKSLANEFFLTMENGAKDYQKHNANEFDLITNGIKNETDTAAQIQIVEQMIVSKVDVIVLAPADSKALVPVVKKAVDAGIIVVNIDNQLDPDVLKSKDLNVPFVGPNNAKGAQKVGDYLAKKLKAGDEVAIVEGVSTTTNAQQRTAGFKAAMQQVGAKIDSVQSGEWEIDKGNAVASAMLNEYPNLKALLCGNDNMAIGAVSAVRAAGKQGKVYVVGYDDIDAIKPMLKDGRVLATADQYAAKQAVFGIDTALKALSEHKKQSELSGVVETPVDLVTK
- a CDS encoding LacI family DNA-binding transcriptional regulator — encoded protein: MATIKDVAAVAGVSFTTVSHVVNNSRPVSADVRAKVEHAIRQLHYVPSAVARSLKARATATIGLVVPNSTNPYFAELARGIEDGCARNGYCVFFCNSDDDPAKQRNYLRVLQEKRIDGLIVASAGDDAVLAQALADAREPLVVVDRNIEGLSADLVQIDHEKGAYLATRHLLELGHVKIGCITGPVATAVSAMRVHGFIRAMAERGIEIAPGGIVESDFSGTGGYRAASQLFETVMPSAIFAGNDMMGIGALRAAAERGINVPRDCSVIGFDDIELGRFTYPALSTVGQSVRALGEMAAQTLIERITGTAAGTAGAPARRRVVAPRLIVRESTAAWAGAGAGAGRHGIAV
- a CDS encoding sugar ABC transporter ATP-binding protein; its protein translation is MESTAHDALPAVLSVTGIGKTYAEPVLADVALSLFAGEALALTGENGAGKSTLSKIVGGLVAPSAGTMRLADAPYAPASRTEAEALGVRMVMQELNLLPTLSVAENLFLNRLPQAGALRFGWIDRRRLREDARAAMAQVGLEAIDPDTLVGELGIGHQQMVEIARNLIGDCRVLILDEPTAMLTAREVDLLFEQIERLKSRGVALVYISHRLEELARVAERVAVLRDGRLVKVEAMNALTSDQIVTLMVGRELGERIDLGVRNIGAPLLKVEGLTRGTVVNDVSFEVRAGEIFGVSGLIGAGRTELMRLIFGADPKDSGTVSLAATPGAAPTPVQIASPTDAVRLGIALITEDRKGEGLLLPQPIAANVSLGNIGSVARHGVVDAKRENALAQKQIEAMRIRSSGPGQIVGELSGGNQQKVVIGRWLARDCRVLLFDEPTRGIDVGAKFDIYGLMGALAREGRALVVVSSDLRELMLICDRIGVMSAGRMTGLFERAGWTQDALLAAAFAGYRARETLLHAVDTNEAGSLS
- a CDS encoding ABC transporter permease, yielding MTKQPVPPGGNQGSAQVNPGAAGAAPVADPSAPLASGKPAGTRLGFSNYLGLAGALLAMIVLFSLLSSHFLTYDTFSTIANQIPDLVVMAVGMTFVLIIAGIDLSVGSVLALGASVVSVAALKWHWAPLPAAVLGMAAAALTGTVTGGITVGWRIPSFIVSLGVLEAARGLAYQMTNSRTAYIGDAFDVLSNPIAFGISPAFLIAVAVMVVAHLVLTRTVFGRYLVGIGTNEEAVRLAGVNPRPYKVIVFALMGALAGLAALFQISRLEAADPNAGDGIELQVIAAVVIGGTSLMGGRGSVISTFFGVLIISVLAAGLAQIGANEPTKRIITGAVIVVAVVLDTYRSRRKRV
- a CDS encoding methyl-accepting chemotaxis protein, with product MLNKGITIKARIGLTMAFLAALLLAIGILGLTGMSRSNDAHHETFSNEMPSAVDIGNAELYAARERLALDRAAFLFGTPEVAATVERARAMRTISDAWWKKYSDLPRGAEEDHLAQDVSAKRDTLHQSLDGFAAIVAGSDQSKVVAAAKDLQVKYNDLSAADDALRKSQFTQAQAGFDVAQSNFETFRLISIVAVIVGLVAALFSYLTLSRSIGRPLGEALEHFDAIAAGDLRRPVIVTSRDEMGQLLEGIAKMQRSLTETVRSVRGGSESIATATRQIAAGNIDLSSRTEEQASALQETASSMDELTGTVKQNADNARQASSLAANASEIANKGSAVVSQVVGTMGDINQSSAKIADIISIIEGIAFQTNILALNAAVEAARAGEEGRGFAVVAGEVRSLAQRSSAAAKEIKELIDTSVERVQSGSALVDQAGRTMTEIIGAVQRVTDIMGEIAAASEEQSSGIEQVARAVTQMDEVTQQNAALVEEAAAAAQSLEDQAGKLRTAVAVFQLEEGAFKAPAAPIAHRPAAKPAVRKAAAAAAAAAAPRARVAAAAPAVTPTAASAASASGAAGTASAPAPAKGPSPGKAPAPAAAGGDNDWETF